The DNA region GCTGCGGGCGGCCGGCATCGAGCAGCGCGACCTCATCGGGAAGGGCGTGGGACCCGTCGCCCTGGAGAACACACTGCGCTATCGGAGCGAGCTGCGCGCGGGCGACGAGGTCCAGGTGACCTGCCAGTTCGTATGGGGTGAGCGCAAGACGTTCCGGATCGAGCAGTCCGTCGTCCGGGCGGACGGCCAGGTCGCCGCGACGGTCTCCGCCCTCGGCGGCCTCCTCGACCTGAAGGAGCGCAGGATGGTGGCGGACCCGAAGGAGTACTTCAGGGCGCTGGCGTCGGACCCGCGCGTGCTCGGCCTCTGACCTCGCCGGTCCGGCCGGGCCCGACCGGACCGGCCGACCGGTCCCGCGCGCGGCCGGGCCCCTCGCCGTTCAGCGGAACGGCAGCCGCGCCCACACCGTCTTCCCCGGCGCCCGCTCCCCCACCCCCCACTCCGCCGCCAGCGCCGCCACCAGGACCAGGCCCCGCCCCGACTCGGCCTCCGCGCCCGGCAGTTCGGGGCGCTCCGGCGGGCGGCGCTCCGCGCGCGTGTCCGTGACCTCGACGCGTACGCCGTCCGCCGCGAGCAGCAGCCGCAGCTCGAAGTCCCGCCCCGGTACGCGGCCGTGCGTCGCCGCGTTCGCCGCCAGTTCCGCGGTCACCTGGGCCACCGCGTCGGACAGTTCGCTGTCGTACGGGATGCCCCAGCCGTCGAGGTGGTACCGCGCGAGCCTGCGCGCCAGGCGGGCCCCTCGCGGGGTGGCGCTGATGCGCTGCGTGAACACATGTGCTGGTGTGGGGGTTTGCACCTGGAGTGGCATGGCACCCACCGTGACCTGCACTGTCGTCCGACGGGAGCCCCAGAACTCGTACGCTGCGTAAGTGTACGGGTGCGAAGTGTGGACAGTACGGGTAACTGTCCGTGAGCATGGGCGCGTTGGCGGGGAACGGTACGCAAGCGTCTGGGGAGACCCGTGATGTCGTCAAGCACGCCTGGAACGAACGAGCCCGAGCCGACCGACGGGCTCAAGGCCTTCGGTGCGGCCCTGAAGAGCTTTCGCAAGCGGGCCGGTTACACGCAGGAGGCCCTGGCCCCGGAGATCGGATACTCGACGCACTTCGTGGCGTCGATCGAGCAGGGGCGGCGGTTCCCGCCCCCGAGGTTCGTCGACCAGGCAGAGGCCGCGCTGGACGCCTTCGGGACGTTGCGGCTGGTGGCCAATCAGCTGTCGCGCCAGCGCGGGCTGGCGTCCTGGTTCCGCCAGTGGGCCCAGTTGGAGCAGGAGGCGATCACCCTCTACACGTACGAATGCCGGTTGATTCCGGGGCTGTTGCAGACGCCCGCGTATGCGGAGCGCCTGTTCGCCAACCAGGTGCCCGTGATGAGCGACGAGCAGATCGCGGCCAACATGGCGGCGCGCGCCGAGCGCCAGAAGTTGCTCATGGAGCGGCCGAACACGGCCTACAGCTTCATCCTCGAAGAGCACCTGTTCCTGCGGAACATGGGCGGGGCGGCCATCACGCGGGAGGCCATCGACCACATCCTCAAGCTCGCCGAGCGACGGAACATCGAGTTGCAGGTCATGCCGGTCGCGCGCGAGTCGCACGCCGGGCTGGGCGGGCCCATCAGGCTCCTGGAGACGCCGGACAACCGGTGGTTCGCCTACTCCGAGGGGCAGGAGAGCGGCCAACTCATCTCTGACCCAAAGGTGGTCAGCATGCTCCAGATGCGGTATGCCAGGATGCGCTCACAGGCTCGCTCGTTCGAGGACTCGGTGAGCCTGTTGGAGCGGATGCGAGGAGCATGATGAGCACGCCCGAACTGGCCTGGTTCAAGAGCAGTTACAGCAGCGGGTCCGGCGACGACTGCGTCGAAGTGGCTCTCCGCCCCGACGCCATACACGTACGCGACTCCAAGAACCCCCAAGGCCCCCAACTCGCCCTCGATTCGGCCGCCTGGGCCGACTTCCTCACGTACGCGCGTAGCCGACCCGGAGGCCGTGCGCGCTGAGGATCGGCGGCAGCGGCTGGAAGAACGTCGTACCGCCGGACGCGCAGTTGCCGCTGCCGCCCACGGCGACGCCGAGCGCCGCGTCACCGGCGAAGCCGGGGCCGCCCGAGTCGCCGGGCTCGGCGCAGACGTTGGTGCGGATGAGGCCGTGCACGGTGCCTTCGGGGAAGGTGACCGAGGAGTTCAGGGACTGGATGGTCCCGCAGTGCAGGCCGGTCGTGGGCCCCGTACGGCAGATCTGCTGGCCGACGACGGGCTGCGGGGCGCGATTGATGCGGATGATCTGGCTTCCGGCCCTGATCTCACTGGGGTAGGTCAGCGTGGTGTTGGTGTAGCGCACGAGGGCGTAGCTGCTGCGGGGGAAGACGACGGTCTCGGTCACACCGACCGGGACGGTGAGGCGCGGGTCGGCGTACCACTGGGTGCCGACGGTGCCGCAGTGGCCACCCATGATCCCGTAGAAGCGCGTGCCGTTGCTGACGTTGAAGGCGACCGGGCAGCGGCCGCTCGCGGAGTAGAGGACGTCGCCGCCGCGGACCGCCGTCGCGGTGGGGGCGGCGGGCGCGGCAGTGGCCGAGGGAGCGGCGAGCAGGCCGAGGGCCGCGAGGGTGGCGCACAGCAACTGGGCGATGATCAGCCGGAGTCTCATGGGTTCTCCTGTGGGGGTGGCGATGTGCGCTTGGCCGAGCGTGGGCATTGTTGCGAAGTCCGGCGGGCTCGTCACGGGGCGACACATGCCCCGTTCGTCGATTCCGAAGGCGGGCATACTGGTGCCATGGGCACTGACCCGCTGGGCGGACCTTCCCCGACGAGCACCGGCGCACAGCCCGAAACGAAGCGCGGGCAGAGCACCGCTGGACGACGGCAGGTGGCCGACGACCGCGAAGCCACTGCCGACCAGCGTGAAGCAACCGCCGACCAGCGCGAAACCGCTGCCGACAGGCGGGATGCCATCGCCGACCAGCGCGAAGCCGCCCTGGACGCGTGGCAGAAGAGGCTCACCGCCAAGGAGTTGCGCCTGGACCAACGGCGTCGCACTGCGGGGGAGCCGGCTCCCAGCGCCCGGAAGCGCTCGTACGAGCAGATCGGGCGGGGCCAGAGCCTGCTGGAGACCAGCCAGGAGCGCCTGAGCCGCAGCGAGGCGGCACTGCGTCGCGCGGATGCGGCGGACCAGCGCGAGCAGGACGCCGTCAACCGGGAGGTGGCGGCCGCCACCGAACAGATGGCGGAGCAGAGCCCGGTGCTGCTTGAGGTCCTGTGGGCCCGGACGGACCTGCTGCGGGAGCGGGCCGTAGCGGCGGCCGAGTCGCTGGCCACGGCCGAGGCCGCCCTGGCCCGCGACCACAGACGCTGCGGCCGGGCCCAGGAAGCGGCCGAACACCGCCACCGCGCCACCGAGGCCCGCTCCGCCGCCGCCGCACTGCGCGCCACCACCGCCGAACCGCCCGAGGACGAGGGCGAGGGCTAGCGGGCCCCCGCCCACGAAGCCGCATGCGACGACAGCGCATCCCGGCGTCGACCTGAGGCCGCGCTGACACCGCGCTGACACCGCGCCGTCTCCGCACCGACTCCGCACCGACTCCGCACCGACTCCGCACCGACATCAACCTCCCAGCACCCTTGACTTGTTTTGAAGCACTCGCTTCAGAACGTGCTAGGGTCCACCGGGGTTCTGAAGCGACCGATTCAAAACGAGTCGCGCCCCCGTCGCAACCACCAGCCACAACCAGGGAGGGACCTCCATGCCGCTCGCGGTCTACGTGTTGGCGCTCGGCATCTTCACCCAGGGAACGTCGGAGTTCATGCTGTCGGGACTGCTCCCCGGCATGGCCGATGACCTGGGCGTCTCCATACCCGACGCCGGGCTGCTCATCTCGGCGTTCGCGATCGGCATGGTCGTCGGCGCGCCGCTGCTCGCGGTGGCGACACTGCGCCGGCCGCGCCGCACGGCGCTCGTGCTGCTCCAGGCCGTGTTCATCGCGGGGCACGTCGTGGGCGCGCTCGCGCCGGGGTACGGCGTCCTGTTCGCGACCCGGATCGTCAGCGCGCTCGCGTACGCCGGGTTCTGGGGCGTGGCCGTCGCCACGGCCGTGGCGCTCGTGCCGAGCGAGGCCAAGAGCAAGGCGGTCGGGCTCGTCGCGGGCGGCCTGACGCTCGCGACCATCGTCGGCGTCCCGGCAGGGACCGTCCTCAGCCAGTCCGCGAGCTGGCGCGCCGCCTTCTGGGCGGTGGCCGCGGCGACCGCCGTCAGCCTGGCCGCGACGGTGTTCGCCGTGCCGGGCGGCCGGGGCTCGCGCGAGGCGCCGTCCGTGCGCGCCGAGCTGCGCGGCATGAGGCGGCCGCAGCTGTGGCTGTCGTACGCCGTCACCGGCTTCGCCTTCGGCGCGGTCATCGTCACCTTCTCCTACCTCGCCGCCCTCCTCACCGACGTGAGCGGCCTGAGCGAGGGCTGGGTGCCCGCCGTGCTCGCGCTGTTCGGGGCGGGCGGCATGCTCGGCCTGCTCATCGGCAGCCGCACCGCGCAGGCACACGCCGTCGGCACGCTCGGGTGGGGGCTCGGCGGGCTCGCCGTGATCTCGGCGGCCCTCGCGCTCACCGCCGACACCGCCCTCGCCGTCGTACTCGTCCTGATCTTCCTGCTCGGCCTGGCGGGATACGTCACCAACCCGCCCCTCCAGTCCCGGGTGTTCGCCCTCGCCCCCGACGCGCCCACCCTCGTCGGCGCGACGAACACCGCCGCGTTCAACGTCGGCAACACCCTCGCCCCGATGCTCGGCGGCCTCACCATCGACGCCGGGTACGGGTACACGTCGGTGGCCTGGGTCGGGGCGGGGCTCGCGGTGCTCGGGTGCGCGGGGGCGCTGTGGGCGGGACACCTGGAGCGGGCGACGCAGCGAGCCGCGCGGGGTCCGGCACCGGTGGCCGAATCCCCCGCGCCCGCCGCCCCCGCCGGTTTTGAAAAGGTATTCCAAAACCGGTAGGCTCCCGCCCATGGCCAGGCCACGACAGTTCGACGAGGACCGCGTCATCACCGCCGCCATGGAGACCTTCTGGCGCCACGGGTACGAGGGCACGTCCACCCGCGACCTGTGCGACAGCACGGGCCTCGGCCCGTCCAGCCTCTACAACACCTTCGGCGGCAAGCGCGAGCTGTATCTGCGCGCCCTCGACCGCTACTACGAGACGGTCACCGGCGCGCAGATCGAGCGGCTTCAGGAGCCCGGCACCGCCAAGGACCGGCTGCGCGCGATGATGCTGCATTCCGTCGACAGCGACCTCGACGCCGACGACGGGCGCGGCTGCTTCGCCATCAACGCGGCGATCGAGCTGGCCGGGCTCGACGCGGACGTCAAGCGGGTCGTGCGGCGCAACTTCACGCGCGTGGAGGACGAGGTGCGCGCGGTCGTCGAGGAGGGCCAGCGCGCGGGCGAGATCCCGGCGGACCGCGACGCCCGCGCCCTGGCCCGGCTGGTCCAGAGCACTTACTACGGCCTGCGCGTCCTCGGCCGCGTACAGGACGACCGCGATGTTCTGCTCGCCACCGTCGACAACACCCTGGAGCGGCTGTGACCCACGTGGACGCAGAAGAGGGCGCCGGGTCCCGGTAGCGGGAGCCGCGCCCTCCTCACCGCCATGGAGCAGAACTCGCCGCGCACGTCGGCCATCTGCACCAGCACCGGCACCTGCCCGACGCCACCATCACCGTCACCGCCGCCGCCCCGCGACGCCGGAGCCACCACGGCGGTCCAGGCGTCACCCGAGGGCGAGCCCGTCTACCGCAAGCCCGGCTTCGCCGCACTCGGCCGCTTCACCGCGTACGCAGTTGCGTCGACGGCACGATCTGCTGCGGCTGGTCAGGGCTCGACCACAGCAGCTTCATGTGCGCCTCACCGGTGTTCTCCGCGTAGTCGACGCGGATGCTGTGGCGCTCGCCCGCCGTCAGCGGCACCTGCGCCTTGTCGACCTTCGGCTCGTGCGGGTTCCAGGAGTCGATGACGAGCCTGCCGTCGATCCAGACCCGCACCACGTCGCCGGAGACCGTCGTCAGCGTGTACGTCTCCGTGCGGCGCGGCTCGATCGACCCCGTCCAGCGGACGCTGAAGCGGTCCGACGGGATCGACGCGTGCGGTGAACCACCGAACTTCCAGGCGTGGTTGACCGTGGGGTCGGTGCGGGTGACCTTCGGGGCGCCGGCGAGATCCGCGTTGTCGAAGATCTCCTGCTCGGGGGTGCCGTAGTCGCCGTCGGTGACGCGACGCTTGCCGACCCGGTTGTTGATGACGAGGTCCGGGTTCAGACCGCGCAGGTAGGACTCCAGGCGCTCGCCGTCCCTCGCGGTCCACGGGTTGTGCGGGTCCTCGGTGTCCCACTCCCCGTCGAACCAGAGCAGCGCCGGGTCGTAGGTGTCCACCAGCTCCTTGAGCTGGGCGTACATGCGCTTCTCGTACTTCGGCCTCCAGGTTCGCGTACGCGCCGAAGTGGATGAACATGCCGAAGCGGTCCTGGCGGAACCAGTCGGTGCGATCGGCGGTGAAGGGGTCGTCGGCGGCGTGGTCGGTTCCGGGGCCCCCGTCGGGGCCGGCGCACCCGGACTAATCCCAGGAACATGCTTGGCGTCTCTGGATCTCGCGATCGCGCGTGTGGCAGGCTCCTCCAAGCCCCCTACAAGCCCCGCGCCAGCGCCCCCGCCGTGCCCCAGAAGAAGACCACCCGCCCCGACGCCGCCGGGCCGCAGTCCGTGCAGGGCACCTGCTACCACGTGCGGCGCGGCAGCGGCGGACGCCTGATCGTCCTCACCGTCAACGGCACCTCGATGAACATGACCTCCGGCGGCAACCTCCGGCCCGAGGGTTACGGAACGGGGTCGGGCCGGGCAGGAGTCACCTCGGTACTCGCCGCCCGCCCCGACCCCGGGAGCCCCGTATGCCGCACCCGCCCCGCCGCCGTACCGTCCTGACCGCGTTCGCCGGCACCGCCGGTGCCGCCGTGGCCTGTTCGCCCGCCGCCTCACAGGGCTCGGGCGGCCCGGCACCCGGCACGTCGGTCCGCACGCGCGGCGGGTCCGGGCCCACCGCCGCGGCCACCGCGGCCGCGCGAAGACTGCTCCCCGACCACTGGGAACAGGTCACGTTCAAGACGGTCCCGAGCGACGACGACGTCTTCAGGGTGTCCGGAAAACGCGGTCACATCGTCGTCTCAGGTCCCACCGCCGCCGTCCAACTCACCGGACTGCGGCACTACTTGCAGCACACCGCGCACGCCACGATCACCTGGGCGGGCGACCAGCTCGACCTGCCCGCGACGCTCCCCGCCCCGGGCGCCCCCGTCACCCGGCGCGCCGACGTCCCGCACCGCTTCGTCCTCAACGACACCAACGACGGCTATGTGAACGCCTACGCCGACTGGACCTACTGGGAGCACGAACTCGACGTACTCGCACTGCACGGCTACAACGAAGTCCTCGTGTACGCCGGGGCCGACGCGGTCTATCACCGGATGTTTCAGGAGTTCGGATACGACGACGAGGAGCTGCGGGCCTGGGTGCCGGGGCCCGCGCACCAGCCGTGGTGGCTGTTGCAGAACATGTCGTCGTTCCCGCACCCCGTGTCCCGGCAGTTGCTCGCCAAGCGCGCCCGCCTCGGCCGCCGCATCGCCGACCGGGCCCGCGAGCTGGGCATGACGCCCGTGCTCCCGGGCTACTTCGGCACCGTCCCGCCCGGCTTCGCCGACCGCAACCCGGGAGCGAGGACCGTGCCGCAGGGCGACTGGGTGGGCTTCGCGCGGCCCGACTGGCTGGACCCGCGCACCGACGGGTTCGCGCGCGTGGCCGCCGCGTTCTACCGGGTGCAGGACGAGTTGTTCGGCCCGTCGACGATGTACAAGATGGATCTCCTGCACGAGGGCGGCAAGCCCGGTGACGTGCCGGTCGGCGAGGCCGCGAAGGGCGTCGAGAAGGCGCTGCGGACGGCGCACCGGGACGCGGTCTGGGTGATCCTCGGCTGGCAGCACAATCCGCCGAAGGAGATCACGGACGCCGTCGACAAGTCCCGGATGCTCGTCGTCGACGGGCTCAGCGACCGCTTCCCCACGGTCACCGACCGCGAGTCCGACTGGGGCTCCACGCCGTACGCCTTCGGCTCGATCTGGAACTTCGGCGGGCACACGGTCCTCGGCGCGAACACGCCGGACTGGGCGGACCTCTACGGGAAGTGGCGCACCAAGGACGGCAGCACCCTGCGCGGCATCGCGCTCATGCCCGAGGCGGCCGACAACAACCCGGCGGCGTTCGCCCTCTTCTCCGAACTCCCTTGGCTGGATCGCGACGTGG from Streptomyces flavofungini includes:
- a CDS encoding acyl-CoA thioesterase → MTSVAVEGEAVSQQSPPEPFSVGISVRGYETDSQGHLNQSVYLQYAEHARWSALRAAGIEQRDLIGKGVGPVALENTLRYRSELRAGDEVQVTCQFVWGERKTFRIEQSVVRADGQVAATVSALGGLLDLKERRMVADPKEYFRALASDPRVLGL
- a CDS encoding ATP-binding protein codes for the protein MPLQVQTPTPAHVFTQRISATPRGARLARRLARYHLDGWGIPYDSELSDAVAQVTAELAANAATHGRVPGRDFELRLLLAADGVRVEVTDTRAERRPPERPELPGAEAESGRGLVLVAALAAEWGVGERAPGKTVWARLPFR
- a CDS encoding helix-turn-helix domain-containing protein, translating into MSSSTPGTNEPEPTDGLKAFGAALKSFRKRAGYTQEALAPEIGYSTHFVASIEQGRRFPPPRFVDQAEAALDAFGTLRLVANQLSRQRGLASWFRQWAQLEQEAITLYTYECRLIPGLLQTPAYAERLFANQVPVMSDEQIAANMAARAERQKLLMERPNTAYSFILEEHLFLRNMGGAAITREAIDHILKLAERRNIELQVMPVARESHAGLGGPIRLLETPDNRWFAYSEGQESGQLISDPKVVSMLQMRYARMRSQARSFEDSVSLLERMRGA
- a CDS encoding DUF397 domain-containing protein; the encoded protein is MSTPELAWFKSSYSSGSGDDCVEVALRPDAIHVRDSKNPQGPQLALDSAAWADFLTYARSRPGGRAR
- a CDS encoding S1 family peptidase; the encoded protein is MRLRLIIAQLLCATLAALGLLAAPSATAAPAAPTATAVRGGDVLYSASGRCPVAFNVSNGTRFYGIMGGHCGTVGTQWYADPRLTVPVGVTETVVFPRSSYALVRYTNTTLTYPSEIRAGSQIIRINRAPQPVVGQQICRTGPTTGLHCGTIQSLNSSVTFPEGTVHGLIRTNVCAEPGDSGGPGFAGDAALGVAVGGSGNCASGGTTFFQPLPPILSAHGLRVGYART
- a CDS encoding Cmx/CmrA family chloramphenicol efflux MFS transporter, whose amino-acid sequence is MPLAVYVLALGIFTQGTSEFMLSGLLPGMADDLGVSIPDAGLLISAFAIGMVVGAPLLAVATLRRPRRTALVLLQAVFIAGHVVGALAPGYGVLFATRIVSALAYAGFWGVAVATAVALVPSEAKSKAVGLVAGGLTLATIVGVPAGTVLSQSASWRAAFWAVAAATAVSLAATVFAVPGGRGSREAPSVRAELRGMRRPQLWLSYAVTGFAFGAVIVTFSYLAALLTDVSGLSEGWVPAVLALFGAGGMLGLLIGSRTAQAHAVGTLGWGLGGLAVISAALALTADTALAVVLVLIFLLGLAGYVTNPPLQSRVFALAPDAPTLVGATNTAAFNVGNTLAPMLGGLTIDAGYGYTSVAWVGAGLAVLGCAGALWAGHLERATQRAARGPAPVAESPAPAAPAGFEKVFQNR
- a CDS encoding TetR/AcrR family transcriptional regulator; this translates as MARPRQFDEDRVITAAMETFWRHGYEGTSTRDLCDSTGLGPSSLYNTFGGKRELYLRALDRYYETVTGAQIERLQEPGTAKDRLRAMMLHSVDSDLDADDGRGCFAINAAIELAGLDADVKRVVRRNFTRVEDEVRAVVEEGQRAGEIPADRDARALARLVQSTYYGLRVLGRVQDDRDVLLATVDNTLERL
- a CDS encoding PA14 domain-containing protein, with translation MYAQLKELVDTYDPALLWFDGEWDTEDPHNPWTARDGERLESYLRGLNPDLVINNRVGKRRVTDGDYGTPEQEIFDNADLAGAPKVTRTDPTVNHAWKFGGSPHASIPSDRFSVRWTGSIEPRRTETYTLTTVSGDVVRVWIDGRLVIDSWNPHEPKVDKAQVPLTAGERHSIRVDYAENTGEAHMKLLWSSPDQPQQIVPSTQLRTR
- a CDS encoding alpha-N-acetylglucosaminidase; translation: MPHPPRRRTVLTAFAGTAGAAVACSPAASQGSGGPAPGTSVRTRGGSGPTAAATAAARRLLPDHWEQVTFKTVPSDDDVFRVSGKRGHIVVSGPTAAVQLTGLRHYLQHTAHATITWAGDQLDLPATLPAPGAPVTRRADVPHRFVLNDTNDGYVNAYADWTYWEHELDVLALHGYNEVLVYAGADAVYHRMFQEFGYDDEELRAWVPGPAHQPWWLLQNMSSFPHPVSRQLLAKRARLGRRIADRARELGMTPVLPGYFGTVPPGFADRNPGARTVPQGDWVGFARPDWLDPRTDGFARVAAAFYRVQDELFGPSTMYKMDLLHEGGKPGDVPVGEAAKGVEKALRTAHRDAVWVILGWQHNPPKEITDAVDKSRMLVVDGLSDRFPTVTDRESDWGSTPYAFGSIWNFGGHTVLGANTPDWADLYGKWRTKDGSTLRGIALMPEAADNNPAAFALFSELPWLDRDVDLKAWFDAWSVARYGAADPHARAAWDVLRRTVYGTTRADKWSEGADGLFGARPGLAVTSAASWSPKALRYEAAEFEPALGELLLVRRELRRSSGYRRDLLDVARQALSNRSRVLLVRIKDAYDQRDTARFEELTRTWLGLIDLLDRLVATDARHLLGRALADARGWGADARERDRLAYDQLSLLTVWGTRAGADAGLRDYANREWAGLVGGLYRLRWKTYFDELRAALKEGRAPKDIDWFALEDRWTRQPGRLAVRPTGDTYAIAKQVRAALAGSD